The sequence AGGCTCAATATTACTGCCTAAGCTGATATAGACACGAGATAACATCTAACAATAACCTCTCTCAATTTCGACACCAACGGCAGCAGCGCAAGGCACAGCCCCCGGTTTCATCACAGTGACTTTGACCTGAGGCACATCAAACTCATCCATTAAACAAGTCGCGATCATCTCGGCTACGGTTTCGATGAGTTCAATTGGCTTTTCAGTTATTAAGGCGACTAAACGATTCGATACCGTCTCATAACACAAGGCATACTGATAATCATCGGTATCCGCGGCGGGCTTGTTATCCCAAGCCATATCCAAATCGATCAACAAGTTCTGATGGATCTTTTTTTCCCACTCATAGATCCCGATAACAGTTTCTATTTTTAACTGTCGTATTAATACTCTGTCCATGATCTCTCCAAAACCAGACTCGCTCTTCATCGATGAGGCTCATTTGCGCCACCCGCCTAAGAGGTCTGATAAGCGTTAACGGATAAAAAAGATATAATACAAATCTTATCTATTAATTTGCTAAATGCCTCTTTCTAACGATACAAATCCCAAGTAGGATAAGGCGCTGTAGAAGGATTTTACCTTTCAGGCAAAGCAGATAAAATAGAAACTTGTAATTATGCCTTGGCACTGATAAATATTGTGGCGCGATGATACCTTAAGACGGATAAGGAAACCAATTTGACCATAACAGTACTCACTCTGGTAATGATATTGACCGCCTACTTGGCTGGCTCAATTTCCAGCGCCGTGCTCGTTTGTCAAATGCGTGGACTTCCCGATCCTCGCACTGAGGGCTCAGGTAATCCAGGGGCGACCAATGTCCTGCGCATAGGTGGAGCCAGCTCCGCAGCTATGGTGCTATTCTTTGACATGTTAAAAGGTGCCCTACCTGCCTATCTCGCCTTCCGTATTGGTGTCGACCCAGTCTCTCTAGGCCTGATTGCAATCGCCGCCTGCGTAGGTCATATCTTCCCAATATTCTTTAAATTTAAAGGCGGAAAAGGAGTCGCTACGGCATTCGGCGCCATGGCCCCAATCGGCCATGACCTAGCGCTTTCTCTGATAGGCACTTGGATCGTCATGGTAATAATCAGTCGATACTCCTCACTTGCGGCGATTATCACAGCCCTACTTGCTCCCGCCTATACCTGGTACTTAGATGACAGATTCACCATTCCGGTCTCCATGCTTTCGGCCTTAATCGTCATCAGGCATAAAGATAATATTCGTCGCCTAATAAAAGGTGAAGAGTCTAAAGTTTCCCGAAAGAAAAGAGAGAAGCCGGAGAAATAAGTTCTAAGTTCTAAGTTCTAAGTTCTAAGTTCTAAGTTCTAAGTTCTAAGTTCTAAGTTCTAAGTTCTAAGTTCTAAGTTCTAAGTTCTAAGTTCTAAGTTCTAAGTTCTAAGTTCTAGCAAGCCTAAGCTAAACCTCCAAACATAAAAAAACACCTGTTTGCAACTGCAAACCAGGTGTTTTTATTACTTGCCACTTATCGCTTAAAACTTACAGCTCCTAGCTTAGAACTTATAGCTTACGGCTTATGGCTTATGGCTTATGGCTTATGGCTCTCCTATAGCGGAGGCAGTGAGTCTAAGGACCAACGCGGCATACCTTTGACACCTAAATCCTCTGTTTGACCAGCCTTAAGCCTTTGCAAACCGGCATAGGCGATCATCGCACCATTATCTGTACAGAACTCGCCTCTGGGATAGAAGACTTCTCCGCCTAACTTTTGCATCATCTCAGCCAGTGAGCCGCGCAAACGAGAATTAGCACTCACTCCTCCAGCAATCACTAAGCGACTATAGCCTGTTTGTTTAAGCGCACGACGACACTTGATAGCGAGCGTATCAACAACCGCCTCCTCGAAAGCCAATGCAATATTAGCTCGGGTCTGCTCATCATCAGGCTCGCTGGCAATCGTATTGGCGGCAAAGGTCTTCAAACCAGAAAAGCTGAAATTGAGCCCAGGCTTATCCGTCATAGGCCGAGGAAAACGATAGTGGCCTGTTTCACCTTTAGCGGCTAACTTAGCGAGTCTTGGCCCACCAGGATAATCGAGCCCCATAAGTTTAGCCGTTTTATCGAATGCTTCACCTGCTGCATCATCAACTGACTCGCCAAGCACTTCATATTGACCAATGCCTTCGACGGCCACCATCATAGAGTGTCCGCCAGATACTAACAGCGCAAGAAAAGGAAACTCGGGCACATTATCCTCTAACATAGGCGCTAAGAGATGGCCTTCCATATGATGCACGCCAACGGCTGGCTTACTCCATGAATAGGCTAATGAGCGTCCCACACAGGCACCGACTAACAAGGCTCCGACCAAACCAGGACCTGTGGTATAAGCAACACCATCGATATCATCGATTCCACAGTTAGCATCGGCAAGAGCTTGTTTGATTAAGGGCACAACCTTTCTAACATGATCTCGAGATGCAAGTTCGGGTACAACCCCACCGTAATCGGCATGGAGTTTTACCTGGCTATATAATGTGTGAGATAACAAGCCTAGCTCATCATCATAAACGGCTATTCCTGTTTCGTCGCAAGATGTTTCAATACCTAAAACCCGCATCGTATCCCGTCAAAGTGTCATAAAAGGCTGCTAATTCTACCTGCTGTGCTTTAATTATACCAATAGACTTGTTGCTGATTTAGGGTCTCCCGACAATTGAACCTATTACAGCAATAATTACTGCACACAGGCGGAATAACCCGAACACGGGATAGCCGAGCCCTAAAATAGGATACTTAGGGTGAAAGGATCTAGAATATGATCGCGAAATGTGCTTTACAAACACGCTTAAGTCGGTATAGAATTCCGCACCATTTTTAAATTAACTTGAGTCTACTAATTGACTCATTACAAACTACACCTAAGGGGTGATGGCGTATGCCAATAATTAAAGTACGCGAAAACGAACCATTTGACGTAGCTCTACGTCGTTTTAAGCGCTCTTGTGAAAAAGCCGGTATCTTAGCTGATGTTCGCGCTCGTGAGTTCTACGAGAAGCCAACTACTGCACGTAAGCGTGCTAAAGCCGCTGCAATTAAGCGTCTTGCTAAGAAGCTTTCTCGCGAAAACGCTCGTCGCGTACGTTTATACTAATCTATTATGAGCCTAGTTGATCAGCTAAAAAGCCAGATGAAAGACGCCATGCGTGCCAAAGAAAAGGTACGCTTGGGGACTATCCGTATGGCACTAGCCGCCGTTAAACAGATTGAAGTGGATACCCGCGAAACTCTGACTGACGACCAAGCTATAGCTGTCTTAACCAAAATGGTTAAACAGCGTCGTGATTCGATTACACAATATAGTGCAGCCGGACGCGACGAACTAGCAGCAATTGAAGCAGAAGAGATCAAGGTACTTGAAGTCTTCCTGCCTCAGCCTCTTACTGAAGAGGAAATTGCCGTGCTAGTTGATGCAAGCATCGAAGAGATGAGCGCATCCTCCATGGCGGATATGGGCAAAGTAATGGGCGCATTAAAACCTAAAGTCTTAGGCAGAGCTGATATGGCGGCAATAGGCGCTATAATCAGAGCTAAACTTAAGTAACTTAAGAATAATGCGTAAATAAGCCGTGCTCTTGCGCGGCTTGTTTGTTTGTACTGTTTCAGTTTTAATTTCGCGATAATAGCGATAGGCGGCATTTACCAAACTAATGGCGATACCTCGTGATTTTATCAATGAGCTTGTAGCTCGCATCGATATTGTCGATCTGATCGACGCTAAGGTACCCCTTAAAAAGGCGG is a genomic window of Shewanella psychrophila containing:
- the folB gene encoding dihydroneopterin aldolase — translated: MDRVLIRQLKIETVIGIYEWEKKIHQNLLIDLDMAWDNKPAADTDDYQYALCYETVSNRLVALITEKPIELIETVAEMIATCLMDEFDVPQVKVTVMKPGAVPCAAAVGVEIERGYC
- the plsY gene encoding glycerol-3-phosphate 1-O-acyltransferase PlsY, which translates into the protein MTITVLTLVMILTAYLAGSISSAVLVCQMRGLPDPRTEGSGNPGATNVLRIGGASSAAMVLFFDMLKGALPAYLAFRIGVDPVSLGLIAIAACVGHIFPIFFKFKGGKGVATAFGAMAPIGHDLALSLIGTWIVMVIISRYSSLAAIITALLAPAYTWYLDDRFTIPVSMLSALIVIRHKDNIRRLIKGEESKVSRKKREKPEK
- the tsaD gene encoding tRNA (adenosine(37)-N6)-threonylcarbamoyltransferase complex transferase subunit TsaD — its product is MRVLGIETSCDETGIAVYDDELGLLSHTLYSQVKLHADYGGVVPELASRDHVRKVVPLIKQALADANCGIDDIDGVAYTTGPGLVGALLVGACVGRSLAYSWSKPAVGVHHMEGHLLAPMLEDNVPEFPFLALLVSGGHSMMVAVEGIGQYEVLGESVDDAAGEAFDKTAKLMGLDYPGGPRLAKLAAKGETGHYRFPRPMTDKPGLNFSFSGLKTFAANTIASEPDDEQTRANIALAFEEAVVDTLAIKCRRALKQTGYSRLVIAGGVSANSRLRGSLAEMMQKLGGEVFYPRGEFCTDNGAMIAYAGLQRLKAGQTEDLGVKGMPRWSLDSLPPL
- the rpsU gene encoding 30S ribosomal protein S21, giving the protein MPIIKVRENEPFDVALRRFKRSCEKAGILADVRAREFYEKPTTARKRAKAAAIKRLAKKLSRENARRVRLY
- a CDS encoding GatB/YqeY domain-containing protein, which encodes MSLVDQLKSQMKDAMRAKEKVRLGTIRMALAAVKQIEVDTRETLTDDQAIAVLTKMVKQRRDSITQYSAAGRDELAAIEAEEIKVLEVFLPQPLTEEEIAVLVDASIEEMSASSMADMGKVMGALKPKVLGRADMAAIGAIIRAKLK